From Campylobacter pinnipediorum subsp. caledonicus:
AATAGTAAGTATATTTTGATCTCTTTTACCTATACCGTATATCATTCCTTTATCTTTTACCAAAGTCTCAGGCGGCGGATCAATCCTGTTTCTATTTATACGAATAGCTTCTGTCAATCTATCTATAACAAATCCAGCAATATTCTCATCATCTTTCATAACAATATATCTAGTGCTGCTACTTTGCTTTCCTGCATTTAAAGCAAATCTCTTTCTTAAGTCTATAAGAGGTATAACATTACCTCTTAAATTAAATACACCCAAAACATACTCAGGAACACTTGGAACACGAGTATACTCTATCGGCTTTATTATCTCTTGAATGTTTAAAATTGGTATAGCATATTCTTCATCACCAACCACAAAGCCGACTAATTGAATAATATCTTCGCTTCTAGTATCTTCAGGACCTTCTATCTGTTTTTTTTGCTTTTGTAAGACTTCATTTAATTTATTATTGCTCATATCTTACTCCCTATGGTAACTTGATATTTTTTCTAACAACGTTTTCAAGATATTCTGAAGAGTAAGGTTTTGTAATATACTCTGTCATTCCTACCTCAACACCACGCAATCTATCTGTTTTAGATGTTCTAGATGTAACGGCTATTAATGGTAAATTTCTATATTTTGAATATTTCCTTATCTCACCGGCTAAGGTATATCCATCCATTCTAGGCATTTCTATATCTATCAATATAGCATCAAATGCATGCTCTCCTGATTTTATTAAGCTAAGAGCCTCAACACCATTTGTAGCTTCTATAACAGTCACACCTGTTGGTTCAAGTGATTTTTGCATTATAGTTCTATCCATTTTTGAATCATCCACTATAAGAACCTTATAATCACTTGGTTTTTCTTTTACATTTTTAGATTCAGCATCCAATTCGGCTCTAATATTTACTTTAATATCTTTTGCCATTTCCATCATAGCAGCAACATCAATAATTAAAGTAACTCTACCATCACCGCGTATAGTAGCGCCTGCTATACCATGTATATTTTGCAAATAATCGCCCATTGATTTTATAACAATTTCCTCTTGTCCAACAAGAGTATCAACTATAATACCAAGCTTTGCTTCTGCAACACCTATAATAAC
This genomic window contains:
- a CDS encoding chemotaxis protein CheW, producing the protein MSNNKLNEVLQKQKKQIEGPEDTRSEDIIQLVGFVVGDEEYAIPILNIQEIIKPIEYTRVPSVPEYVLGVFNLRGNVIPLIDLRKRFALNAGKQSSSTRYIVMKDDENIAGFVIDRLTEAIRINRNRIDPPPETLVKDKGMIYGIGKRDQNILTILKVESLLKRDF